From the genome of Nocardia mangyaensis:
GTCCGCAGGCCCGGTCGACCTCGGCGGCCATGGTGTCGGCGTCGTCGAAGACGCGGATGTCGGAGCCGTCGGCGAAGCGCGCGTGATAGGCGGGCGCGAGGCGGTGGATGCGCAGCGAGACGTCGTCGCGGGTCCGGCCGACGGCGGCGAGCGCCTCATCGATCAGTTCCGGCATCGTGAGCACCGTGGCGCCGCTGTCGATGTCGTAGTCGTCGAACCGGTAGCGACCCACCCGGCCGCCGGGATGATCGGCGCGTTCGAGCACGGTCACCTCGCGACCCGCGCCGCGCAGATGCAGCGCGGCCGCGAGTCCGGCGAGCCCGGCCCCGATCACGACGACATGGTTCGTCTGTCCCACAACACTTCTCATGATGTCCTCAGGCAGCTCGACGGGTAGCGGCCAAGGCCATGGCCTGCAACAGCTGTTTGGCGACCGGCGTGGCGGTGCTCGTGGCGACCGCGGCGAGGCCGGTGTCGGTGAGCTCGGTGATCCGCCGCTCCACCTCGGCCACCGCGCCGAGGTCGGTGAGCAGCGCGCGCAGCCGGTCGACGGCCTCGTCGTCGAGCTCGGTGCCGAGTCCGGTGCGCAGCGCCTCGGCCGCCGCCGGGTCGGCCCGGCGCAGGGCCTCGGCGATCAGCACGGTGCGCTTGCCCTCGCGCAGGTCGTCGCCGGAGGGCTTGCCGGTGACGGCCGGGTCGCCGAATACGCCGAGCAGGTCGTCGCGGAGCTGGAAGGCGATACCCACGTCGGTGCCGTAGGTCCGCAGGGCCGCCACCAGCGCGTCGTCGGCGCCGGCCAGCGCCGCGCCCAGATGCAGCGGGCGTTCGATCGTGTAGGCGGCGGTTTTGTACCGGTTGATCCGCAGGGCCGCCTCGACCGATTCGTCACCCCCGGCCTCTCCGTTGATGTCGAGCAGCTGACCGCCGAGCACCTCGGTGCGCATCCGCGCCCACACCCGCGCGAACCTGGCGTGCGCGTCGGGCGCGAGTCCGGCCTCGTTGACCAGGTCGTCGGCCCAGGCCAGCGCCAGATCGCCGATCAGGATGGCGACCGCCGACCCGTAGGCGGCACCGTCACCGGGCCAGCCCGCCGCGCCGTGGCGATCCTCGAAGTCGACGTGCACGGTCGGGAACCCGCGCCGGGTCCGCGAGGAATCGATGATGTCGTCGTGCACCAGCGCGCAGGCCTGCACGAGTTCGAGCGCCGAACAGGCGGTGAGCACGGCCGCCGCGTCGGGTCCGGCCGGATCGCCACCGGCGCCCACCCAGCCGGTCCACGCGAATCCCGGCCTGGTCCGCTTCCCCCCGCGCAGGACGAACTGCTCGAGCGCCTCGGCCGCGTCGATGAACACCGGCCCGAGCGGGTCCACGATCTCACGGCGCGTGGCGAAGAACGCGGCGAGCACGCCCTCCACGGCGCCGGCGAAGGC
Proteins encoded in this window:
- a CDS encoding polyprenyl synthetase family protein; translation: MEAALSAGIGTPLSRPRIGPPASVEVTTLTPGTPAFAGAVEGVLAAFFATRREIVDPLGPVFIDAAEALEQFVLRGGKRTRPGFAWTGWVGAGGDPAGPDAAAVLTACSALELVQACALVHDDIIDSSRTRRGFPTVHVDFEDRHGAAGWPGDGAAYGSAVAILIGDLALAWADDLVNEAGLAPDAHARFARVWARMRTEVLGGQLLDINGEAGGDESVEAALRINRYKTAAYTIERPLHLGAALAGADDALVAALRTYGTDVGIAFQLRDDLLGVFGDPAVTGKPSGDDLREGKRTVLIAEALRRADPAAAEALRTGLGTELDDEAVDRLRALLTDLGAVAEVERRITELTDTGLAAVATSTATPVAKQLLQAMALAATRRAA